The Streptomyces sp. NBC_01275 genome has a segment encoding these proteins:
- a CDS encoding peptidoglycan-binding protein, with the protein MAHPLSADALVSALQAEGVTVVEHAGWRTHNRAGHGAWGPVNGVIIHHTVTSGTTSSVEMCFNGYAALPGPLCHGVIAKDGTVHLVGNGRANHAGSGDGDVLRAVVAETALPAPNENDTDGNVHFYGFECVNLGDGKDPWPDVQLEAMVRTSAALCRAHGWSAHSVIGHKEWTNTKIDPRGFTMADFRTRVATRLGKTTTPNSGSGSGSGSTKPTYQPFPGADWFKKKPRSAIVTALGRRLVAVGCSAYTSGPGPQWTEADRLSYAKWQRKLGYTGTAADGWPGAKSWAALKIPYSS; encoded by the coding sequence ATGGCCCATCCCCTCTCCGCCGACGCCCTCGTCTCCGCTCTCCAGGCCGAGGGCGTCACCGTCGTCGAGCACGCCGGCTGGCGCACCCACAACCGGGCCGGACACGGCGCGTGGGGCCCGGTCAACGGCGTGATCATCCATCACACCGTCACCTCCGGCACCACGTCCTCCGTCGAGATGTGCTTCAACGGCTACGCGGCGCTCCCCGGCCCGCTCTGCCACGGCGTGATCGCCAAGGACGGCACGGTCCACCTCGTCGGCAACGGCCGCGCCAACCACGCCGGCAGCGGCGACGGCGACGTCCTCAGGGCGGTCGTCGCCGAGACCGCCCTGCCCGCGCCCAACGAGAACGACACCGACGGCAACGTCCACTTCTACGGCTTCGAGTGCGTCAACCTCGGCGACGGCAAGGACCCCTGGCCCGACGTCCAGCTGGAGGCCATGGTCCGGACCTCCGCCGCGCTGTGCCGGGCGCACGGCTGGTCCGCGCACTCCGTGATCGGCCACAAGGAGTGGACCAACACCAAGATCGACCCGCGCGGCTTCACGATGGCCGACTTCCGGACCCGGGTCGCCACCCGGCTGGGCAAGACCACCACACCCAACTCCGGCTCCGGCTCCGGCTCCGGCTCGACGAAGCCCACGTACCAGCCCTTCCCCGGCGCCGACTGGTTCAAGAAGAAGCCGAGGTCGGCGATCGTCACCGCACTGGGCAGGCGCCTGGTCGCCGTCGGCTGCTCGGCGTACACCTCGGGCCCGGGCCCCCAGTGGACCGAGGCCGACCGCCTCTCCTACGCCAAGTGGCAGCGCAAGCTCGGCTACACCGGCACGGCGGCCGACGGCTGGCCCGGCGCGAAGTCCTGGGCGGCGCTGAAGATCCCGTACAGCTCCTGA
- a CDS encoding ATP-binding protein: MDIDPTQPWGLAIDYAGRATLTEDGHTVHVNVSDTSLSSVIGPDSITGAYSPVNVTAQFTENGDGNAVLRGSGRVTVLPVGTDPVVPDRTAVQRAVAAALEDFRANVAQYATLCATWPTEDGSSGDDGSTTDPDPDTAV, translated from the coding sequence ATGGACATCGACCCCACCCAGCCCTGGGGCCTCGCGATCGACTACGCGGGCCGGGCCACCCTGACGGAGGACGGCCACACGGTCCACGTCAACGTCTCCGACACCAGCCTCAGCTCCGTGATCGGCCCCGACTCGATCACCGGCGCCTACTCGCCCGTCAACGTCACCGCCCAGTTCACCGAGAACGGCGACGGCAACGCCGTCCTGCGCGGCAGCGGCCGCGTCACCGTCCTGCCCGTCGGCACGGACCCGGTCGTCCCCGACCGGACGGCCGTCCAGCGGGCGGTCGCCGCGGCGCTGGAGGACTTCCGGGCCAACGTGGCGCAGTACGCGACGCTGTGCGCCACGTGGCCGACAGAGGACGGGAGTTCGGGCGACGACGGGTCCACCACGGATCCCGACCCGGACACCGCCGTCTGA